From a single Leucoraja erinacea ecotype New England chromosome 38, Leri_hhj_1, whole genome shotgun sequence genomic region:
- the tbcb gene encoding tubulin-folding cofactor B, producing the protein MEAVSYRVESLPVVNLRIGSSLTSFISEKRFNRGITVSEFKCKLELIVGSPASCMDLELFSPDDKFLGLLDQDDALLGSYPVDDRCRIHVTDKSGVKVGEYDDVSKVIKYEMSNEAYEKRPESARLFLKRSKLGLYNEEQRAKDESEMQERQQEEKILADDILVGSRCEVLVAGQPTKRGTVMFVGQTEFKPGYWVGLKYDEPLGKHDGSVNGKKYFECQHKYGAFVKPQSVTVGDYPEEDYGLNDEI; encoded by the exons ATGGAGGCGGTCTCGTACCGAGTGGAGTCGCTGCCGGTGGTCAACCTGCGCATCGGCAGCTCGCTCACCTCCTTTATCTCGGAGAAACGATTCAACCGCGGCATCACCGTGTCCGAGTTCAAG TGTAAATTGGAACTGATTGTGGGCTCTCCTGCCTCGTGCATGGACCTGGAGTTGTTCAGCCCAGATGACAAATTCCTTGGCTTACTAGACCAAGATGATGCCCTGCTTGGATCCTACCCTGTAGATGATCGCTGCCGGATACAT GTAACAGACAAAAGTGGAGTGAAGGTGGGAGAATATGACGATGTTTCTAAAGTTATTAAGTACGAAATGTCTAATGAAGCATATGAAAAGAGACCAG AATCAGCTCGATTATTTCTGAAGCGCAGcaagctgggcttgtataatgaGGAGCAGAGAGCAAAGGATGAGTCCGAGATGCAGGAGAGACAACAGGAAGAAAAGATTTTGGCAGACGACATCCTTGTCGGCTCAAGGTGTGAGGTTCTAGTAGCGGGACAGCCAACCAAGCGAGGCACAGTGATGTTTGTTG GTCAAACGGAATTTAAgccaggatactgggttggattgAAATATGACGAACCTTTAGGAAAACATGATGGCAG TGTAAATGGAAAAAAATACTTTGAATGCCAGCACAAGTATGGAGCATTTGTAAAGCCACAGTCAGTAACAGTGGGAGATTATCCAGAGGAAGACTATGGCCTAAATGATGAAATATGA